The window ttttctaaaaaaatattaatttaaataaataaaaattatcttttacatttatttttatagtttacattttagaagtaaataatttaatgattaaaataccatttaaaataaatatattcactattttaatttttttatactcaaaagtattttaaagtttttttttactattataaaataaaaagtttaatttttttttttttttaatcttcttccttctttattttaataactttttgaacatgacttttagtaataagttatatgaaatgctacaaatttatttattaaggatttttttaatgatttgaattaattgaaaatttattaaaataagaaaaagaaaaataaagaaagtggaTGAattgagagtttttattttaagtactcgattaaaatgataatggatggagagtttttattttaagtactcaactaaaatgttttcatatgacctaattgtagaagtggattatatcaatacatagtagagatttatttatttatttttatataaaaagggttgaaaggtatatttacttgttttagatgaaaacaaataactaaaaattatatagattatatttgagtttggttttaaaatatttttctagtttttatttttatttatttttattttctatattctctctttttgaaaatacgtttaagttatgataaatatgaaatttgtgtcattgtataagggtattacactaattatacaagggaaatgtgctaagtgtacaagggtgtataaggttcctaataggttttgtacgatttttaaacaacttgaatttgatattaagacgattattgatagtttttttttttcttttttttaccaaattatttcattaaaacattccctataaaaattaatacataagaaataaaattttgagttatttgagttattgtgtaagggtattacactaactgtacaagacaaatttattaattgtacaagggtatacAAGATTACTTTTTGTTatggatttcaagtgattttgaaaaactttcctatttttttccactcaaagatttttccaccactcaaattctctcactcaagaattgttttgaattttatttttaaatttcatcatcaaaattttgtaattgcatattttatttttgtagttttagcaatgttctttcttttcactatatttttttttttgtgaaattttatccaaatgaatctatatttaaaattataatcatatttatcaaaatttttacttagattatctttaattcttttaatatatttatactcatttatttaaaaaatgaaaaactaatttttttttttttttttgtaaacaagttctattacctttcaagtaaaaaattagataagtttgaaagtcaataaataaaaaaattaaatactgctttcaataatttttagataaaattttatataatatattttatttgaaacttaatttttaaagtttaactaaaaaattgtattgacaattttcttgttgtgggTCAAAATACTTTATATTaatctatctagataagaaaaattattaatataatattagaacttcatatcttagttattttttttaacaaatttatctttttaaaaattttaaaataaagacattaaaaattaaaaaactatatatatatatatatatatatatatatatatatataaaataaagtgaagtgatagttaattttaaaattttttaaaatatggttaatgtagaaaatataaaaaataattaaaaataagagaaaaatatagatgaaagggaaatataaatttaaaataaaaaataaaattaaactaaaagataaatacaaaaagataaaaaatatttgaatgaaaaatctcaaaatttttattattacttttaataagagcaaaaagattcaatatctttaaaaatgaaaaataaaaaaatattattgctttttatttgacataaaatagaaatatatattggaataaaaaggaaaaaaaatttagaaatgagtaatatttaatagggaatagaaaaggaaaaaaaacacaaaaaaaattaaaattcacactcacttgtAGGCATATAAGggataagggtattttaggaattaatgaaagacaatatctttcatcttaattttcatactttgtttgggtcttgggcttaaatatgggTGGTTGGAGgatcaaatgttaatttttgggcctagctgggcccaaaacacaattctccctttaaTGTCCGtcatttttataagtaaaaagcTATATTACGTATCGAACACGGGATCCCTGTGTCTTGGTGCAGCCCtatttaatatttctattaaggtaataaattataaatatttagaaatatttagaaatatttggaaatatattcCACTACTatgtttcaaattaaaataagaaaaattaataataattaattttacagatgttttaaatatatatatatatagtatttaacattcaaacatatataaaaataaacaacttaatccCTTAATACCTAATCATATTCAAACATTCAAACAGTATTTAACATGCTCATCAAACTCCttccaaaacaaaattagaagCTACTATAAGTTGTTGATTTAACACTGATCCAAATTATTAACTTGTTAATTCATGATTTAAGACAACTAAATCCTTATAacttaattaaatcaaaagcACAAACTAAGGACGTTGAAGTTACCACTTCTTCGGCACATAGAAAACAGATATATTGGTTGCTTTAGTCAAGGCATCCCTCCACCTTTGCACCTTTTTCGCTTCTACATTTCTTTCATGAATGGAAAATGCCTCTTCGAAGCTCTCTGTTTGCTCTCGCACGTCAGAACGATCCAAGTGGTAGAACACCGACAAGActttttgttccattttttcGCTGCACTCCATGATCTTCGCTAACTCATCCAAACAACACTTGGAATGCGCATAGTTTTTTGAGAGCACAACTATGGAAATTCTTGATTCTtcaatagttttcaaaatttctgGTTTGATCTCCTCTCCTCTCTCAAGTTCATCGTCTCTGAAAGTTTTAATCCTCGACCGAAGCAAATTTTCGTATAACTGATCCGTAAAATTGTAGCGGGTGTCTTCacctctaaaactcaagaacaCATCGAAGTTATATTTACGGATTGgggtagaagaagaagagggttttTGGGTAGAGGAAGCCATTGTTGGAGAGTTTTTGGATGAAAGCTTAAAGAGAGTTGAGGAGTAACTTGTGGTGACTCTATTCTTGATATGCCCTACAGCATCTTTGGGTCCTTATAtgatattgatttatttatttatttggcttTGGTCCTTATAtgatattgatttatttatttatttggcttTGGTTGGACCGTAAAAGCAAACATCGATTCTCCCAATACATGCAAGCATGtgattctttttcatttttggggtCCCATGTATAAGCATGTGATTTGACAGACAAATGTCAAAGAGTAATGAGTGGAGAGGTAGgtggtttttaaaacaatcaaaaaGGAAGGACCCACCCACATCCACGGATGAAAATTTCGCCGCTATATACGGTGATATATCGATATCAGGTTAAGAAATATTGTTTATGCGGAAGAAATTTCGTAAtgaaaaaattagattttatcgtcgaaatatctattatatttcGGATATTGGAGGTAACTGAAACAATTTTGACCACCAATTATCAATGGAGAGAAATTTCAAAAACATcagaaaaatcattaaaatatcgGTTTTGGCcgataaatctccaaaatatcTGCGCATGGAGCGATACTTTTTTGCCAATTTTTTCGATTGGTCATGATAAATGGACGATTTTTGCTAGTTTTTCCGAAAATTCGTCGTTATTGTTGCAAAAATGGCTCTGCATCcgatcaaatttgaatttttgatgATCCTCCTAGATTTCACCCATGCTTTTATattatagatttattttatattatcctttcatttttaacactttttacatttatctcattaatcttatttttaaaaattattatcacttcactctttttattttattttatatttatccttttaattttatttcattttaaatgtttttattttaaaatattaaaaatataattttacccaaaaaattgctgcaatataaaaaattaagaaagttctaatattttataaattaaaattaatttgataaaataaattattaataattttaattatttaaataaattaatgttaatagaaaaagttgttaccatatatttttaacaaaattttataagttaaatctcaaattgttttaaaattataaagggaaaggaaaagaagacaagaaagagaaattagaacataggaaaataatagaattaatttttattagaggTATCTCTTTTTTATAcgagtcacaaagagatatacatcaatatggatgatcatctatAAGTTCCTGTAATCCaataaattcttatattttataacactcccccttggatgatcataagaatatgtaTCATTAAAACATTACTAAGAAAAACCCTATGAGAAAAAAACtctagtgaaggaaaaatagtacaatattcttttggattactataactgcctcgttaaaaaccttgtcaGTAAAACCCAttgggacaaaacctggacgaaggaaaaaagagtagtatatccatattatcattttccccctcatgtaaacatgattatgatttcttcaacatttcaattGGTAGATCTCTTAATCTTCGTATTCCAAAGTCacaccttaactttttcaatgtggtcgaaggtaatgcctttgtgaatagatctgctagattattgcatgacCGAATTTGTTGAACATCGATCTCACCTTTCTTTTGGAGCTCATGAGTATAGGAGAATTTAGGAAGATATGCTTAGTTCtgtcaccttttatgaatcctcttttaatttgtgcaatacaagcagcattatcttcatgtaacgcGATTGGATTGCCTTTGatggaaggtagtccacatgtttcttgtatatgttggatcattgaccttagccatatacattcacgacttgcttcatgagttgctagtatttctgaatgatttgatgatgtgaccagcattgtttgtttgatagatcTCCATGAGATAACAGTACCATTGTAACTAAACACATACCATGTTTGTGACTTACCTTTAtatggatctgaaagatattctGCATTTGCGTATctaagcaattgttgctttgattcccttgagtaaaatataCTCATATCGGTAGTCCCGCGAAGATAACGTAATATATgttttgataccattccaatgtctttgaGTTAGAGTGGAACTATATCTTGCTAATacattgatagaaaaaaaaacaatgtttggaTGTAGATAATTGGCAAGAtatataagtgcaccaatagcactaaaaTATGGTACTTtaggaccaagtaattcttcatacTTTTTTAGAAAGAcaaaatgggtcatttttcacCTCAAGTTATCAGACaacattggagaacttaaaggatgcactttattcatataaaaacgcttcaaaactttcttaatgtatgttgattgatgtactaaaactccatttgaaaAATGCTCGATCTACAGgtcgagacaaaattttgtttttccaagatctttcatctcaaattcctttttcaagtaatttgttgttcttgtaagctcttcaagagttccaacaagatttaagtcattaacATACActgcaagtattcgctaaggcgattgtaccacatgtgtccagattgctttaatccatacaaggatcattgtaacttgattgagtacatgctacaaGGCTTTGTGCTATTTGCtttaggcaatttaaatccttatgggattttcatgtatgtattattatccatggatccatataaatatacTGTAATAACATTCATGAGACGCATGTCTAGTTCTTTTGGGattgccaaactaattaagaaattatatgTGATTGCGCCCATGACGGGAGAGAatgtttcctcatagtcaataccaggtttctgcgagaaaccttgtgctactaatcacactttatatcttataatctcattattctcattgtgttttcgtacaaatacccatttgtactcaacaggctttacatcttcaggtgtttagACTACATatccaaaaacttctcattttgttaatgagtttaactttgcttgtataacttctttccattttggccaatcatttctatgtcggcattcttccacattttttGGTTCATGATCTTCATCATTTGTTatggaggccacttggaaagtgaaaataatattattttgattccatttttcTCCTATGTATAgataacttactgagatctcacaatcTTCAGGTACCtatgcctcttcaggggcttttcGTTTAATATGTCCATTGTCATGGGCTTCTTGCTCAATAtatgcctcttcaggggcttcttgttcaatatgtgcctcttcagaggcttcttgttcaatatgtgcctcttcatggccttctgcattatttgtgcctcttctagagttatagatttatcaactttaaattgatcagtcattttgatgacCTCTTTTAAAGTGctaagtttttcttgggttctcctcttccagggagttacatcctttgagctgATAGTTTACCATActtcaggcgtatcttagattaatttgttaactgtcctacagggatatcaatccgtgctggagtatttgcagccgggacatatgactttgtcactttctttgtatgaATGCATCTTGtagttgatttgcaagattttgtaAATGAATGATCTTTTGAACTtatagttcacattgatttgtatgaggatcaagatgagTGAAAGTCAAtccattccaaataatttcacaccGTTCTTCTGGAACGGACTTTTCTCCCCCTAACGGcgagaaaattgtctcattaaaatgataatttgcaTAATatgtcattctaccttttaagtgtataggtagactagtcactaattaaaaacttctGGTTTTGTAATGTACATCCATATGACCTTTTACCCTgggggaccaagttggtcttaaAAGATTCTCTTGGATCTATCATCATATAAAGTGTCATttacatggaatcaaatactactagtgacatagCATAAGCTCTTCTAGAACCTTTAA is drawn from Vitis riparia cultivar Riparia Gloire de Montpellier isolate 1030 chromosome 18, EGFV_Vit.rip_1.0, whole genome shotgun sequence and contains these coding sequences:
- the LOC117905660 gene encoding disease resistance protein RPV1-like; its protein translation is MASSTQKPSSSSTPIRKYNFDVFLSFRGEDTRYNFTDQLYENLLRSRIKTFRDDELERGEEIKPEILKTIEESRISIVVLSKNYAHSKCCLDELAKIMECSEKMEQKVLSVFYHLDRSDVREQTESFEEAFSIHERNVEAKKVQRWRDALTKATNISVFYVPKKW